Within the Populus trichocarpa isolate Nisqually-1 chromosome 14, P.trichocarpa_v4.1, whole genome shotgun sequence genome, the region aaattcaacaaactcatcataccatgtattttaaaaaaaaagtctttacaTATAAATATCACAAAAATTTGGGAGCTACTAATAAACCTAAATTTAATAGGCCTAAAAAACCCCTTGAAAGCCCAAAAATCTACGGTTTCAGACAACTTGACTAGGCCTAGCTCTAATGAGCTCAGCTTAGAGGAAGAGCGTAGCCTCCATAAGCTCATCCTAGGAGAAGAGTCCGACCCTCTTAGGCTCAACTTAAAGGAAAAACTCAGTTACATTTCGGATCTTGTTCTCCCTACACCCTTAAGTGTATAAAAGTCCTCTAAGagtcaattatattttcatcaatattaatgttgtgtaaggaataatgtataaaaaacttccaagagtctactatATTTTTATCGCATTAATGTTAGGGATATGTATCTCTCGTTAATACATATGTCagggatattttttattattaatgctATTAGGACAAAATTACATCTTAGCCCCTTCTCTCCATGAAATAACAAGACTTATGGGCTATATGGTATCTCATGAATCTTTCAAGCTCCAGATTATCAATCTTCGTTCTCTACTACATATTAGCTTTAaaattcttttcctaaaaaattatatttttttttctaaaaacaatacTTACTTAAATATCAAAGAGTCCCTAAATTCACCAAAATAGATCTTTTATAGGTACCAGTCACCGGTCACTTTGACTTATCAAACATCAGTCACCAACCATCTttgctagaaaaaataaattatattactaaaattaaaaaattaactaattattcaaGATATAAACTTTATTCCCATATTATTCTGGTTTGTCGAGAGATTGTCTAATTAGTTAGCTTCCAATGATATCTTAATTGTGCtaataattgaataaactaGAAAAGACACAATGCAACCCTACCAATGTGGTCCTCGATAAACTCTAGATGAAACTTCCGGTGGTGATTGGTTAATAACTTTGTGAATAACTATCTGgtaagatttgaaaaaaataaattaaagaactgACTGCTTCACTGCAAACAGCTAATACTGAGAcattgacaggaaaaaaaattctgataAACTGGGTTTTATATATAGTCAATGACAGTAAACTAGAAAGTACTCAGCAaagctgaaaaagaaaatgattaggAAAATGTTAAATGACAAGAATATTTTCATATCCTGAGTTCTAAATTCACTGTGTCCTTTCTAACTTTAATAAGGGAtgaaacaagagagaaaatctataaaaagaagagaaagaatagaagATGAAAAGGTTTACTTAAAAAGATCCTGCAATTATTGAGACTAAAGAAACAGATTAGATATACCTGAAATCAGTATCATCAAAGATCTTTTGCACTTTCCATCTCTTGATCGGCCACTTTGAGAGGATAGCATTTCCATACTCAGGAGCCCAGCTCTCAGCAAAAACATAATTCATCCCCAAAGCAGCAGCCAAATCAGAAAGAGGCTTCATTGCTTTCTCCTCCTCTGCTTTCACATCTTGCAAAGCCAAAATATCTGCATCCAGCTCTTTCAGCACTTGAAGCACTGTCCTTGTACTCCTATAACTCTCTCCATCGATCTCACCATTTCCCATATTTCTTGCCAAACTCACGCTTTGTGGCCTCATAGGAGCCTTTCCCCTCAAAATTCTACTTATATTAACACTTGAAGCACCCTCCTTTTCGTCTTCTCTGAAGCTCAATTGCCTATTTCTCAATAATGAAATCTCATTATCAGGCAAATTGATCGATACCCTTAACTTTGATTTAGCAAACTTTTGTTGCTTAGAGAGATTCTCATTACCATCGATGGAGTTTGGATGCAGGGGAGACTGCTTCAGAATACTCTTCGGCCGATCATTTGCAGACTTTGCGCGTAGCTTATTACTATTTATAGGCCTTCTAGTGTCTGCAAACTCTTCACCCTCATAGTCAACACTCGAAGGATTCTCTGTTTTAGGCACAGCAGGTGCCATTGAAAACAGGGCAGCATTAAAAGTTGCTAACTTGATTGGCTTCTCCTCACCCAATTGACCATTTGGATGGACAGCAGCAGACCCATTAATGGTGGGCTCAACTTTGATGTCATTTTGTGATTTGAAGTTTGATTTTCCAAATTTCTTTATGACAACCTTGCGCCTGGAACCACTGCCAATACGCCTCCGGAAACGAGAATAAAGGCGCCTGAGCCTTTTGTTGAGGAGTTTGAGCATTGTGGAGAAGGGGTGAGTGTTTAAGGGAAGGAAAGTTTGCCgatattattgtagacaatgaTACCATGAGAAAAAGGGCGTTACAGAGCTGTTTTCATTGCAAACACATgagctgtgtttgttttttttttttgtttttttttttgtagagtgGACTCGTATCTTTGTTTATACTTTACAGAGGCGGTAGAGAATAGGAGTCTTCCTTCTTGGAAATGGGTTGGTGACACTTGGCAGCAAAGTAGGGGTTAATAAGGactctaggttttttttttaaggagagaCAAAGATGGCCAAGTTGCCAAGCCTAACTGCTCTCCACCGAAGAGAAATGGCGGTGttttggtgttttgtttttgtttaataattgaTGATTATTTTAGCATTAAGGGATAAGGTAATAGGAGACATTAAATAGTAGTTAGAGTTAAAAGAA harbors:
- the LOC7457981 gene encoding uncharacterized protein LOC7457981, which codes for MLKLLNKRLRRLYSRFRRRIGSGSRRKVVIKKFGKSNFKSQNDIKVEPTINGSAAVHPNGQLGEEKPIKLATFNAALFSMAPAVPKTENPSSVDYEGEEFADTRRPINSNKLRAKSANDRPKSILKQSPLHPNSIDGNENLSKQQKFAKSKLRVSINLPDNEISLLRNRQLSFREDEKEGASSVNISRILRGKAPMRPQSVSLARNMGNGEIDGESYRSTRTVLQVLKELDADILALQDVKAEEEKAMKPLSDLAAALGMNYVFAESWAPEYGNAILSKWPIKRWKVQKIFDDTDFRNVLKATIDVPQAGEVNFHCTHLDHLDENWRMKQIDAIIQSSDAPHILAGGLNSLDETDYSEERWTDIVKYYEEMGKPTPKVEVMSFMKSKHYTDAKDYAGECEAVVILAKGQNVQGTCKYGTRVDYILASPNSPYKFVPGSYSVFSSKGTSDHHIVKVDIVKARCSSQEKVARKKRQPKQKVVKITNSSPTKGIWKTHT